A window of the Amycolatopsis solani genome harbors these coding sequences:
- a CDS encoding ABC transporter ATP-binding protein, whose product MTQPVETTALTKRYGPAAAVEDLNLSVPAGEVYGFLGPNGAGKTTTLRMLLGLIRPTSGSVRVLGAEPGPGSLTRVGALIEGPAFYPYLSGRANLRILADHAGVRRTRVDAVLDVVSLTDRAKDRYSTYSLGMKQRLGLAAALLKDPELIVLDEPTNGLDPAGMADMRVTLRKLAADGCTVLLSSHLLTEVEQICDRVGVLDRGRLVIETTVADLRAGGALRVVAEPLEQARDHLRRHYDGVRVDGRALELDVEPAEAGRVNAGLVGAGCVVTELRWHEPDLEQTFLALTGGTSDAA is encoded by the coding sequence GTGACCCAGCCCGTGGAAACGACCGCGCTGACCAAGCGCTACGGACCGGCCGCCGCGGTCGAGGACCTGAACCTCTCGGTGCCCGCCGGTGAGGTGTACGGCTTCCTCGGCCCGAACGGCGCCGGCAAGACGACGACGCTGCGGATGCTGCTCGGCCTGATCCGGCCGACCTCCGGGAGCGTCCGGGTGCTCGGCGCCGAACCGGGCCCGGGCAGCCTCACCCGCGTCGGCGCGCTCATCGAAGGCCCCGCGTTCTACCCGTACCTGTCCGGCCGGGCGAACCTGCGGATCCTCGCCGACCACGCCGGGGTGCGGCGGACCCGCGTCGACGCCGTGCTCGACGTCGTCAGCCTCACCGATCGCGCCAAGGACCGGTATTCGACGTACTCGCTCGGCATGAAGCAGCGGCTCGGCCTCGCCGCGGCGCTGCTGAAGGACCCCGAGCTGATCGTCCTCGACGAGCCGACCAACGGGCTCGACCCGGCCGGCATGGCCGACATGCGGGTCACCCTGCGCAAGCTCGCCGCGGACGGCTGCACCGTGCTGCTGTCCAGCCACCTGCTGACCGAGGTCGAGCAGATCTGCGACCGCGTCGGCGTGCTCGACCGCGGGCGGCTCGTCATCGAGACCACGGTGGCGGACCTGCGGGCGGGCGGCGCGCTGCGCGTCGTCGCGGAACCGCTCGAGCAGGCCCGCGACCACCTGCGACGGCACTACGACGGCGTCCGCGTCGACGGCCGGGCGCTCGAGCTCGACGTCGAACCGGCCGAAGCCGGCCGCGTGAACGCCGGGCTCGTCGGCGCCGGCTGCGTCGTCACCGAGCTGCGCTGGCACGAACCCGACCTGGAACAGACCTTCCTCGCCCTGACCGGAGGCACCTCCGATGCTGCGTGA
- a CDS encoding amidohydrolase family protein — MIVRIRGYALPHGEYADLYADGDRWTTDPVPGATLAGEGWLVPGLVDAHTHPGATEPGQPMDDEVLRAQLHQHVDAGVTLIRSPGLPGEPPPWFGEDPDVPRARHAGPWLAQHGQFFDGWGRRADHAELPALAAAQAARTGWAKIVADWRVGDSAVPADVLAAVVREVHAAGGRVAVHSQHPEGGAAAVAAGVDSLEHGMCLDPDLLARMAAQGTALTPTLSAINAGLARREQSPDSPQRRWYLGGARVHASLTAAAAEAGVRVLAGTDSLPHGGILAEIRALAAAGVRPHDALAAASWHAREYLGLPGLEPGAPADAVVYDRDPRADLGRLAAPVAVVLRGRLVRQRHNRPAGLVNAP, encoded by the coding sequence GTGATCGTCCGCATCCGGGGCTACGCCCTGCCGCACGGCGAGTACGCCGACCTCTACGCCGACGGCGATCGCTGGACCACCGATCCGGTGCCGGGCGCGACGCTCGCGGGTGAGGGCTGGCTGGTGCCGGGCTTGGTCGACGCGCACACCCACCCGGGCGCGACCGAGCCGGGGCAGCCGATGGACGACGAGGTGCTGCGGGCGCAGCTGCACCAGCACGTCGACGCCGGGGTCACGCTGATCCGGTCGCCGGGGCTGCCGGGCGAGCCGCCGCCGTGGTTCGGCGAGGACCCCGACGTGCCGCGGGCCCGGCACGCCGGCCCGTGGCTCGCGCAGCACGGCCAGTTCTTCGACGGCTGGGGCCGCCGCGCGGACCACGCCGAGCTGCCCGCGCTGGCGGCCGCGCAGGCGGCGCGCACCGGGTGGGCGAAGATCGTCGCGGACTGGCGCGTCGGCGATTCCGCCGTCCCCGCCGATGTGCTGGCCGCCGTGGTGCGCGAGGTGCACGCGGCCGGCGGGCGGGTCGCGGTGCACAGCCAGCACCCCGAGGGCGGCGCGGCCGCGGTCGCCGCGGGCGTCGACTCCCTGGAACACGGCATGTGCCTCGACCCGGACCTGCTGGCGCGGATGGCCGCGCAGGGCACGGCGCTGACGCCGACGCTGTCGGCCATCAACGCCGGCCTGGCGCGGCGGGAACAGTCCCCGGACAGCCCGCAGCGGAGGTGGTACCTCGGCGGCGCGCGCGTCCACGCCTCGCTGACGGCGGCCGCGGCGGAAGCCGGGGTGCGGGTGCTGGCCGGCACGGATTCCCTGCCGCACGGCGGGATCCTCGCGGAGATCCGCGCGCTGGCGGCCGCGGGCGTCCGGCCGCACGACGCGCTGGCGGCGGCGTCGTGGCACGCCCGCGAGTACCTGGGGCTGCCCGGCCTGGAGCCCGGCGCCCCGGCCGACGCCGTGGTCTACGACCGCGATCCGCGGGCGGATCTCGGCCGGCTCGCCGCGCCGGTGGCGGTCGTGCTGCGGGGCCGGCTCGTGCGGCAGCGTCACAATCGGCCCGCGGGACTCGTCAACGCTCCATGA
- the sigJ gene encoding RNA polymerase sigma factor SigJ, with protein MTSAIVQERRQLTGLAHRLLGSLSDAEDVVQEAFGRWYALSAPQREAIESPGAWLTTVTSRICLDHLGSARVRRERYVGEWLPEPVPEDPLADPADRVALAESVTMAFLVVLDAMTPAERVAFVLHDVFGYPFAEVAAVLDRSAAACRQLASTARRRVRAARAPAPPRVGVVRAFKVAWEAKDIDGLLGLLDPGATLTADGGGLASAVLRPIEGGERVARYAVGLATRAAGMTLAEHLVNGRPGLVVRQDGMLAAVIAFDVAGDVIRRVWAVRNPEKLRRWSLAR; from the coding sequence ATGACGAGCGCGATCGTGCAGGAACGGCGGCAGCTGACCGGGCTGGCCCACCGGTTGCTGGGCTCGCTGAGCGACGCCGAAGACGTCGTCCAGGAGGCCTTCGGCCGGTGGTACGCGCTGTCCGCGCCGCAGCGTGAGGCGATCGAGTCACCCGGCGCGTGGCTGACGACGGTCACCAGCCGCATCTGCCTCGACCACCTCGGCTCGGCGCGCGTCCGGCGGGAACGGTACGTCGGCGAGTGGCTCCCCGAGCCGGTGCCGGAAGACCCGCTCGCCGATCCCGCCGACCGCGTCGCGCTGGCCGAGTCGGTCACCATGGCGTTCCTCGTCGTGCTCGACGCGATGACCCCGGCCGAGCGGGTGGCGTTCGTCCTGCACGACGTGTTCGGCTACCCGTTCGCCGAGGTCGCGGCGGTCCTCGACCGCTCGGCGGCCGCGTGCCGCCAGCTGGCTTCCACGGCGCGGCGCCGCGTCCGCGCGGCTCGCGCGCCGGCACCGCCGCGGGTCGGGGTCGTCCGTGCCTTCAAGGTGGCTTGGGAGGCCAAGGACATCGACGGCCTGCTCGGCCTCCTCGACCCGGGCGCCACCCTGACGGCCGACGGCGGCGGCCTGGCCAGCGCGGTGCTGCGCCCGATCGAAGGCGGCGAGCGGGTCGCGCGCTACGCCGTGGGCCTCGCGACCCGCGCGGCCGGGATGACGCTCGCCGAACACCTGGTCAACGGCCGGCCCGGCCTGGTCGTCCGGCAGGACGGCATGCTCGCGGCCGTCATCGCGTTCGACGTCGCCGGGGACGTGATCCGGCGCGTGTGGGCGGTGCGGAACCCGGAGAAGCTCCGCCGCTGGTCACTCGCTCGATAA
- a CDS encoding TetR/AcrR family transcriptional regulator, whose translation MTEAKERTRDRISRRQVDKFEQRRAQLAESALQTLAELGYARTSLREIAQNSDFSHGVLHYYFTDKVDLLTHCVRQFEEACVTRYDEIVARAHTASELQRDFATAMAATLRADAKLHRLWYDLRNQSLFEASFRPDVLEIDRRREAMIWHVVSRYADLVPAPVTVPPRVAYALLDGLFQQALLQYLSGAEEAAADLEREVPTVLARVVAG comes from the coding sequence GTGACAGAGGCGAAGGAGCGGACCCGCGACCGGATCTCGCGCCGCCAGGTCGACAAGTTCGAGCAGCGCCGGGCGCAGCTCGCCGAGTCGGCGCTGCAGACGCTGGCCGAGCTCGGTTACGCGCGCACGAGCCTGCGGGAGATCGCGCAGAACTCGGATTTCTCGCACGGCGTGCTGCACTACTACTTCACCGACAAGGTCGACCTGCTGACCCACTGCGTCCGGCAGTTCGAGGAAGCGTGCGTCACCCGCTACGACGAGATCGTGGCCCGCGCGCACACGGCGTCAGAGCTGCAACGCGACTTCGCGACGGCGATGGCGGCGACGCTGCGCGCGGACGCGAAACTGCACCGGCTCTGGTACGACCTGCGCAACCAGAGCCTGTTCGAGGCGTCGTTCCGCCCCGACGTGCTGGAGATCGACCGCCGCCGCGAAGCGATGATCTGGCACGTGGTGTCGCGGTACGCGGACCTGGTCCCGGCCCCGGTGACCGTGCCGCCGAGGGTGGCGTACGCCCTGCTGGACGGGCTGTTCCAGCAGGCGCTGCTGCAGTACTTGTCGGGGGCGGAGGAGGCCGCGGCGGACCTCGAACGGGAAGTCCCGACCGTCCTGGCGCGCGTGGTGGCGGGCTAG
- a CDS encoding SEFIR domain-containing protein, with translation MTRRPRVFVSYSHDDENHKTLVRRFAEFLHRHVGLEVHLDQWADGYRIDWAKWAARQLQQADFTLAIASPVYRRRLDGDEAPQVGWGSQFEGAILRNQLTSDIDGYTARILPVVLPGRAIEEIPGFLTPYSASHYKIRQFQLDDPGVRSLVRAIAGQAENPRPDDEPGEFAFPDFVPPARRRKLLLTTELKPVSKGPDVRLGAVGIDGTHYGNGIAYRCSMFCSEPRGVVEYTLGRKYRRFETTVGVLDDASDAQQTGYFEVFLDGVAHPGATVKLGSPAHLSVDVSEVLRLRLVAYRTDTTVHPMLAGARMAGGLSNGLPELGWGDPVLYT, from the coding sequence GTGACGCGCCGCCCCCGGGTTTTCGTGTCGTACTCGCACGACGACGAGAACCACAAGACACTCGTGCGCCGGTTCGCCGAGTTCCTGCACCGGCACGTCGGCCTCGAGGTGCACCTGGACCAGTGGGCCGACGGGTACCGCATCGACTGGGCGAAGTGGGCGGCGCGCCAGCTGCAGCAGGCCGACTTCACCCTGGCGATCGCGTCCCCGGTGTACCGCCGCCGGCTCGACGGCGACGAGGCGCCCCAGGTCGGCTGGGGTTCCCAGTTCGAGGGCGCGATCCTCCGCAACCAGCTCACCAGCGACATCGACGGGTACACCGCGCGGATCCTGCCGGTCGTGCTGCCGGGGCGGGCGATCGAGGAGATCCCCGGTTTCCTCACCCCGTATTCGGCGTCGCACTACAAGATCCGGCAGTTCCAGCTGGACGATCCCGGCGTCCGGAGCTTGGTGCGGGCGATCGCCGGACAGGCCGAAAACCCCAGGCCGGACGACGAGCCCGGGGAGTTCGCCTTCCCCGATTTCGTCCCGCCCGCGCGGCGCCGGAAACTGTTGCTCACCACCGAATTGAAGCCGGTCTCGAAGGGACCGGACGTCCGGCTCGGCGCGGTCGGCATCGACGGCACGCACTACGGCAACGGCATCGCCTACCGCTGCTCGATGTTCTGCAGCGAACCCCGCGGCGTCGTCGAATACACGCTGGGCCGGAAGTACCGGCGGTTCGAAACGACGGTCGGCGTCCTCGACGACGCGAGCGACGCCCAGCAGACCGGCTACTTCGAGGTCTTCCTCGACGGCGTCGCCCACCCCGGCGCGACGGTGAAGCTCGGATCCCCGGCGCACCTGAGCGTCGACGTGTCCGAAGTGCTCCGCCTGCGGCTCGTGGCCTACCGAACCGACACGACGGTCCACCCGATGCTCGCGGGCGCGCGCATGGCGGGCGGCCTGTCCAACGGCCTCCCCGAACTCGGCTGGGGCGACCCGGTGCTCTACACCTGA
- a CDS encoding ATP-binding protein translates to MSERATFGAELRRLRRAAGLSLTELADRVHYSKGYLSKVETGLTTPNAALATLCEAELGAPGVLTALLPREPARRRTRPDVRPSGLPPATADFTGRAAELRAVRDALETEAGVCVVSGMGGVGKTALAVRCAHRLEAAFADGCLFVDLHGHADAPVPAAAVHDRLLRVLGVPAERIPADPDDRAALYRSRLRGRSLLLVLDNAGSAAQVRPLLPAEPKCRVLVTARSRLSALDDARHVSLDVLPAGAAAELVSALTGAGEADAARVADRCGRLPLAIRIAAARLRAHPAWDLAELDRRLAGETGRLSELDDGERSLSAAFRLSARQLGAAEARLFGLLALHPGSDLDVLAASALAGLPPRETDRLLDRLHDAYLITQPATDRYGFHDLLRAFAAGSPPADGEQAFGRLAAFAVREAERADRELAPQRYRPELGYPAGLPEPAPLDGVAWFRAEWPNLVALCRRAGELGEHDRCWQLAFFLRSYFFLAKLWDPWIATHRWARAAAEAAGDRWALAITTANLGVALVDRGDLDGASECYGDALREYRAIGDRHGEATALAHQAWADHYRGEHTAALRSFRTALEFYEQTGNDRNTAITNRGIALVLVGLGDAAEAAELATGTLAVFDDLDLGLDAAMALNCLGWARFHTGEHDLAAAAYREAAARAEACDSSHEAARAYTGLGNVAAARGVREEAAGFWAQADEIHPDLDPVVVGEARARRA, encoded by the coding sequence ATGAGCGAACGAGCGACGTTCGGCGCGGAGCTGCGCCGCCTTCGCCGGGCCGCCGGCCTCTCCCTCACGGAACTGGCGGACCGCGTCCACTACAGCAAGGGCTACCTGAGCAAGGTCGAAACCGGGCTCACCACGCCCAACGCGGCGCTGGCCACCCTGTGCGAGGCCGAACTCGGCGCGCCCGGCGTGCTCACCGCGCTGCTCCCCCGCGAACCGGCGCGACGGCGCACCCGGCCCGACGTCCGCCCGTCGGGGCTGCCGCCGGCGACCGCGGACTTCACCGGCCGGGCGGCCGAACTGCGCGCGGTCCGCGACGCGCTCGAGACCGAGGCCGGCGTCTGCGTCGTGTCCGGGATGGGCGGCGTCGGCAAGACGGCGCTCGCGGTCCGCTGCGCCCACCGGCTCGAAGCGGCGTTCGCCGACGGGTGCCTGTTCGTCGACCTCCACGGCCACGCCGACGCCCCGGTGCCGGCTGCCGCGGTGCACGACCGCCTGCTGCGCGTGCTGGGCGTGCCCGCGGAGCGGATCCCGGCCGACCCCGACGACCGCGCCGCGCTGTACCGCTCGCGGCTGCGCGGCCGCAGCCTGCTGCTCGTGCTCGACAACGCGGGCAGCGCCGCGCAGGTCCGCCCGCTGCTGCCCGCCGAACCGAAGTGCCGCGTGCTCGTGACCGCCCGCTCGCGGCTGAGCGCGCTCGACGACGCGCGGCACGTCTCGCTCGACGTGCTGCCCGCCGGCGCCGCGGCGGAACTGGTCTCCGCGCTGACCGGGGCCGGCGAGGCGGACGCGGCCCGCGTCGCGGACCGGTGCGGCCGGCTGCCGCTGGCCATCCGGATCGCCGCGGCCCGGCTGCGCGCGCACCCGGCGTGGGACCTGGCCGAGCTCGACCGGCGGCTGGCCGGCGAAACGGGCAGGCTCAGCGAGCTCGACGACGGCGAACGCAGCCTGTCGGCGGCGTTCCGGCTGTCGGCCCGGCAGCTCGGCGCCGCGGAGGCCCGGCTGTTCGGGCTGCTGGCCCTGCACCCGGGCAGCGACCTCGACGTGCTCGCGGCGAGCGCGCTGGCCGGGCTCCCGCCGCGGGAGACCGACCGGCTGCTCGACCGGCTGCACGACGCGTACCTGATCACCCAGCCCGCGACCGACCGCTACGGCTTCCACGACCTGCTGCGCGCGTTCGCCGCCGGCAGCCCGCCGGCCGACGGGGAGCAGGCGTTCGGCAGGCTCGCCGCGTTCGCCGTCCGGGAGGCCGAGCGGGCCGACCGGGAACTCGCCCCGCAGCGCTACCGCCCGGAGCTCGGCTACCCCGCCGGGCTCCCCGAGCCGGCGCCGCTCGACGGCGTCGCGTGGTTCCGCGCCGAGTGGCCGAACCTGGTGGCGCTCTGCCGCCGGGCCGGCGAGCTGGGCGAACACGACCGGTGCTGGCAGCTCGCGTTCTTCCTCCGGAGCTACTTCTTCCTGGCGAAGCTGTGGGACCCGTGGATCGCGACGCACCGCTGGGCCCGCGCGGCGGCCGAAGCGGCGGGCGACCGGTGGGCGCTGGCGATCACGACGGCCAACCTCGGCGTCGCGCTGGTCGACCGCGGCGACCTCGACGGGGCGTCCGAGTGCTACGGCGACGCCCTGCGCGAGTACCGCGCGATCGGCGACCGCCACGGCGAGGCGACCGCGCTCGCGCACCAGGCGTGGGCCGACCACTACCGCGGGGAGCACACCGCCGCCCTGCGGAGTTTCCGGACGGCGCTGGAGTTCTACGAACAGACGGGCAACGACCGCAACACCGCCATCACGAACCGCGGCATCGCGCTGGTGCTCGTCGGGCTCGGCGACGCGGCCGAAGCCGCGGAGCTCGCCACCGGCACGCTGGCCGTGTTCGACGACCTGGACCTCGGCCTCGACGCCGCGATGGCGCTGAACTGCCTGGGCTGGGCCCGCTTCCACACCGGCGAGCACGACCTCGCGGCGGCGGCCTACCGCGAAGCGGCCGCGCGGGCGGAAGCCTGCGACAGCAGCCACGAAGCCGCGCGCGCGTACACGGGGCTGGGCAACGTGGCGGCGGCCCGCGGCGTGCGCGAGGAGGCGGCCGGCTTCTGGGCCCAGGCGGACGAGATCCACCCGGACCTCGACCCGGTCGTCGTCGGCGAAGCCCGAGCGCGGCGGGCGTAA
- a CDS encoding protein kinase domain-containing protein — translation MTMERQLAERYRLGPPLGRGPAGEVFAATDLEGREYAVKLLDARLTGNSDAVERFLRTQSPLVGLAHEHLVTLHDLVVEAGVVALVVDRVPGGSLRERLSASGPLLPAEIARIGAGIAAALQVVHDAGVVHGDVKPSNVLMDDTGAVRVPKLTDTGVAFLAPQRTHTSLATASKYAAPEVVGGAPPGPAADLYSLGVVLYELYCGVAPFAGGFVRDAGEGPGRPGELPAPLWDLLRLLLAVEPTLRPGAGQVATVLTSMLPDLVGAPVGPRLDRPPPTETARRQAVPPPFTIGDDMFGEQLYSPPPKKRKKWIPVTAAAAVLAAAGVTTVALASSGGTPAAAPAPVTVTQAPPTATVTAAAPTTSTSASTAPASASGSAGEATVEQYLSELNPVEGSFDRSHQTGNIGGKPYLHTVGTGVQECSEADSAEYNISKGYRKFTATAGLDDNSADSGLKVQLEVFGDGRKLQTTVLELNKPTAIDLDVTGVLRLKIGWQPVKSGSCGDSGNYLNLGEAKLLGVPGEVPTSLAPTG, via the coding sequence ATGACCATGGAACGTCAGCTGGCCGAGCGCTACCGCCTCGGTCCACCCCTCGGCCGCGGACCGGCGGGCGAAGTCTTCGCCGCCACCGACCTCGAGGGCCGCGAGTACGCCGTCAAGCTGCTCGACGCGCGCCTGACCGGGAACTCCGACGCCGTCGAGCGCTTCCTGCGCACCCAGTCCCCGCTCGTCGGCCTGGCGCACGAGCACCTGGTGACCCTGCACGACCTGGTCGTCGAGGCCGGCGTGGTCGCGCTGGTCGTGGACCGGGTGCCGGGCGGCTCGCTGCGCGAGCGGCTCAGCGCGTCGGGACCGCTGCTGCCCGCCGAGATCGCCCGGATCGGCGCCGGGATCGCGGCGGCGCTGCAGGTGGTGCACGACGCCGGGGTCGTGCACGGCGACGTCAAGCCGTCGAACGTGCTGATGGACGACACCGGCGCGGTGCGGGTGCCGAAGCTGACCGACACCGGCGTCGCGTTCCTGGCCCCGCAGCGGACGCACACGTCGCTGGCGACCGCGTCGAAGTACGCGGCACCCGAGGTCGTGGGCGGCGCGCCACCGGGGCCCGCCGCCGATCTCTACTCGCTGGGCGTCGTGCTCTACGAGCTCTACTGCGGGGTCGCGCCGTTCGCCGGCGGGTTCGTCCGCGACGCGGGCGAAGGCCCCGGACGGCCCGGGGAGCTCCCGGCCCCGCTGTGGGACCTGCTCCGCCTGCTGCTGGCCGTCGAGCCGACGTTGCGGCCGGGCGCGGGCCAGGTCGCGACGGTGCTCACCTCGATGCTGCCGGACCTCGTCGGAGCGCCCGTCGGGCCGCGGCTCGACCGGCCCCCGCCCACCGAAACCGCGCGGCGCCAGGCGGTCCCGCCCCCCTTCACGATAGGAGACGACATGTTCGGCGAGCAGTTGTACAGCCCACCCCCGAAGAAGCGGAAGAAGTGGATCCCGGTCACCGCCGCGGCGGCGGTGCTGGCCGCCGCCGGCGTCACGACGGTGGCGCTGGCGAGTTCGGGCGGCACCCCGGCGGCGGCGCCCGCCCCGGTGACGGTCACGCAGGCACCGCCCACCGCCACGGTGACCGCCGCCGCGCCCACCACGTCCACGTCCGCGTCCACTGCGCCCGCGTCCGCGTCCGGTTCCGCCGGCGAGGCGACGGTCGAGCAGTACCTGAGCGAGCTGAACCCGGTCGAGGGGTCCTTCGACCGGAGTCACCAGACCGGCAACATCGGCGGGAAGCCGTACCTGCACACGGTCGGCACCGGCGTCCAGGAGTGCTCGGAAGCCGATTCGGCGGAGTACAACATCTCGAAGGGCTACCGGAAGTTCACCGCCACCGCGGGCCTCGACGACAACTCCGCGGACTCCGGGTTGAAGGTCCAGCTCGAGGTCTTCGGCGACGGCCGCAAGCTGCAGACGACGGTGCTGGAGCTGAACAAGCCGACGGCGATCGACCTCGACGTGACGGGGGTGCTGCGCCTGAAGATCGGCTGGCAGCCGGTCAAGTCCGGGTCGTGCGGCGACTCCGGCAACTACCTGAACCTCGGCGAGGCGAAGCTGCTCGGCGTGCCGGGCGAGGTGCCCACGTCCCTGGCGCCGACCGGCTGA